In Salvelinus sp. IW2-2015 unplaced genomic scaffold, ASM291031v2 Un_scaffold6984, whole genome shotgun sequence, a single window of DNA contains:
- the foxi1 gene encoding LOW QUALITY PROTEIN: forkhead box protein I1 (The sequence of the model RefSeq protein was modified relative to this genomic sequence to represent the inferred CDS: inserted 7 bases in 5 codons): MNAFGQQPSNAQTSPVQHHSAQEXLDMAVYCDNFXSMYQHQQKPPPQRPPAHPPSYGLGEYTSPTTKPYLWLNXPSIDSSPYLTGXNGASYIPSGYGANQRQFLXPPTGFGGADLGWLSISSQQELFKMVRPPYSYSALIAMAIQGAGELSHIYQYVAENFPFYKKSKAGWQNSIRHNLSLNDCFKKVARDDDDPGKGNYWTLDPNCEKMFDNGNFRRKRKRRADLNGGDTNNAVPPVKSEDTAALKLSDTASIMSSSPPSLQNSPGSSEPKSSPSPSVEHSPCYNNFVSTMNTMLAGGNNGSTREGARGDFGSGGHVIGDLSPHQTRENMSGLGSYSPSQITPVNSDTTHLSTANRMNYYTSAQNNHSGGLTNSLPNHFGVNHLIYSREGTEV, encoded by the exons ATGAACGCTTTTGGACAGCAGCCATCCAACGCGCAGACTAGCCCCGTTCAGCACCACAGCGCACAGG CTCTGGATATGGCGGTGTACTGCGATAACTT GAGCATGTACCAGCACCAGCAAAAACCTCCACCGCAGAGGCCGCCGGCGCATCCTCCAAGCTACGGCCTCGGTGAGTACACCTCGCCGACCACCAAACCGTACCTGTGGCTAA GGCCGAGCATCGACTCGTCTCCATACCTGACGG TGAATGGAGCATCGTACATACCGTCTGGATACGGAGCGAACCAGCGGCAGTTCCT CCCTCCTACGGGCTTTGGTGGAGCTGACCTCGGATGGCTGTCAATCTCCAGCCAGCAGGAACTCTTCAAGATGGTTCGGCCTCCGTACTCTTACTCGGCACTCATAGCTATGGCTATTCAGGGCGCCGGGGAGCTGAGTCACATCTATCAGTATGTGGCAGAGAATTTCCCGTTTTATAAGAAGAGCAAAGCTGGGTGGCAGAACTCAATCAGACACAACCTGTCACTGAATGACTGTTTTAAGAAAGTTGCTCGAGATGACGATGATCCGG GAAAGGGAAATTACTGGACATTGGACCCAAACTGTGAGAAAATGTTCGATAACGGCAACTTccggagaaagagaaagagaagagctgACTTGAACGGAGGAGACACCAACAACGCTGTTCCTCCGGTGAAGTCAGAAGACACTGCCGCCCTGAAGCTCTCCGACACGGCCAGTATCATGAGTTCATCCCCTCCCAGCCTCCAGAACTCCCCTGGTTCCTCCGAGCCCAAATCATCCCCGTCCCCGTCTGTGGAACACAGTCCCTGTTACAACAACTTTGTCTCCACTATGAACACGATGCTGGCGGGGGGTAACAACGGCTCAACCCGGGAGGGGGCCAGGGGGGACTTTGGTTCAGGAGGACATGTTATAGGAGATTTGTCGCCTCATCAGACCCGAGAAAACATGTCCGGACTTGGTTCATACTCGCCCTCTCAAATCACGCCAGTGAACTCTGATACCACTCACCTCTCCACAGCTAATAGAATGAACTACTACACATCCGCACAGAACAATCACAGCGGAGGCCTCACCAACTCTCTCCCAAACCACTTCGGTGTTAATCATTTGATATACAGCCGCGAAGGAACCGAGGTGTAG